Part of the Anomaloglossus baeobatrachus isolate aAnoBae1 chromosome 1, aAnoBae1.hap1, whole genome shotgun sequence genome, agaaagagggagagagaaggagagacagagagagagagacaccgagagagagagagacaaacacacactgagagagagaaacacacacaccgagagagagggagagagacacacaccgagagagagagagagagagagagagaaacacaccGAGCGAGAgaaacacagaaagagagagacacacaccgaGAGACACACACCGAGAGAGAGAAACACACcgggagagagaaacacagagagagagagacacaccgagagagagacagacacacagacagacagagagactgacagagagatagagggagacaccgagagagagacacacacacacacacactgagagagagagagagagacacagacagagagtgagacacaaagagacagagacagacagagacacaaagagacagagagatagagagacagagagatagagagacagacagagatagagagacagagatagagagacagagatagagagacagagatagagagatagacagagcgatagagagagatagagagacagagatagagagatagagagacagagatagagagacagagagatagagagacagagagatagagagacagagagatagagagacagagatagatagagagacagagatagatagagagacagagatagatagagagacagagatagatagagagacagagaccgatagagagatagagagagaccgaaagacctgcggttttgttgacaagaacgcatccaaaatgcagtgCATacacacagctaaacattttggttgccttttgacacacctcattcatttcaatgggtggaaaatgcaaccaaaacacaatgaagaagtgacatgctgctttttttaggcaacaattttgacaaatatttcacaaacaaaacgctgcctaaaaaaaagcaacatgggcatggaattttctgacttctcatagactttgctggggaagcacaacacatgcattttgtcattgacacagtgcagtttaaattgcagccaaaacacaggaaaaaagcacacgtgcgcacatggcctaagggacAGGGGATAGTCCCACTTTCTTATCTGAAAATATGAAGTGCTGCATTGCTTTTCTTGGATCTATTACATACAGCTTGGGAAGGTTGTGGTGAGGCCTGGCACCCAGTGTCTATAGAAATTGtgctgtttatatttttttttcattatacatCATACTTAAATCTATCTATATAGATCTCTCTTcatatatacactgtacataccTCAGATTTCTAGCTACTTATCTATAGCTATTTCTCTCAACATCTATATTTTATCTATGTCTCAGATAGATAGgtgagatatataatagatagatataatacACCTACAGATAGAAAAAGATGTACAGTAGATCAATAGGTGTATAGATATAGCTATACATATCTATAATTATCTAAATCATATCTATCTCTACTTTTAGCAGAGTGTGGTCTGCTGGATTGAGTTGTAGTGTGTAACGCATAATACATTTACTGAGTGTGCTGAGGCATTGGCTGAAATTGTATCACAGTCACAGACAACACAGGAGGCAGCAGCTAGCTAAGAGCTAGATGATATCAGAGGAGCTTGTGTACAGGGCAGGGGGCAGTGTGCACAGTGCAGGGGGGCTGTGTGCCAAGCCCGCAGCTGATCAAGCACTGAGAAGTCACTGCCCATCAGAGCAGGAAGACAGATCAGATAAGCTAGTGTAAGGAAACTGAAGAGGAGCCTGTGCTGACACCCTGACAAAGCTCAGCACTGCGCCATAGCCTGAGGTAAACAGACACTGCATCAGCTGCTGCAAGCTCGCACACTGTAGGCTCTGCCCCCACACTCAGAAAGCCTTATTCAGTGTGTGTGGAGCTAGACTGTTTTTGCCGGACAAAGAGCTTCTGTCTGGTTCAGAAACAGCCTAGGGGGACATCATCCGGAAGGTTTACTTCCTGATTAGATTTATAAAGTATATTTGAAAGTTTCTTAAAATTGTTTGCTCTACATTATTAttagataaaaattaaaatgatagtTATGCCTTAAAGCGCCAGGAGAGAAGGAAAGCTTCATTATAATGATAATACAGCACCAAGAGAGGAGAGCTGCAGCAGTGAGCAGGTATGAAGAGGATTGTGCAAGCAGAATTTCTCACATACAATGCTCTGGATCTATCCTAGGTATTGAGACATTTATCTCCAATACCTCAGATACACCCAAAGCAGTGTATGTAATGACATTGCAGCGCAGCTGCCCCTCTCTCGGCACTGTACTGAAAGGTCAGGCACACGAGTCTCACCAGATGACACTGAAAATGCTGATTTGGACCTTCTCTGAGGGCTTTTGCTTTTTTTCCTGTATGACGCTCCCTTTCTTATGAGTGCACAACGTCATAAAGTGGAAAAAGTAAATGCTTCCAGACAAGAATTTTTGTTGATGCACCGCATGGTTGAAGGGGAAATTAACATAAGTTCAAAAACCCATCTGTGTAATTTAGgggagaaaaaaaccccaaaacatttcaATTAGCCCGTCTACCCATTTTTACTAATATACACAGTTTAAAAAACAATTATTGAGAAAAGTTCTCTTTAATTAGCATTTTATCAACAGTGAATTTTTGTCTGTGGATAAAATACTAATAAAAAATTTCTCATGTGACATCACCCTGAAGAATAAAAGAATCATAGACATAATTACCTCCGATTTCGATGATGCCTCCTCATCAGAATTGGAATTATCATCTTCGACTGGCTTCTTGACATCATTATCTGGCTTGCTCCTATCAGCTTTGTTTCCAGGTTTCTCCTTTACCATTTTCTTCTCTGTATACGACAAGTTGGTGGTGACAGTGTTACTAGGGTTAGGGGGACCCCGAGGCGACGTTCCGGAAACAGCATGTCCTTTGGAGGTGCCTTTTTTCGGCTTCTTGCTACTGGATTTAGGAGAGTCTATGTTTGGTGGTCTTTTGCTTGAAGGCTTGGGTTCAGGTGGACCACCTTTCGGAGACGTATTTTCCATCTTAGGCTCCTTCAATGCTAATTTCTGTTCCTTAAAGGCTACTTTAACAGGTGCTTTCTCTTCCTTGGCAGGTTTGTTCTCAGCTGGCTTTCTGGATGAAGAGGATTCTTTCACTTGTTTGCTGACATCACTTTCTTTACCTTTGCTTTCTGAATCTTTCCTCATTCGCTCCTTGTGCTCTTTTGTAACTTTGTGGGGTTTGGATGGCTTGCTACTTTCTTTATTGCCGTCCTACAAAGTATTAAAAGGCAGCGTTGAAAACTGTACTTTACATAATAAATTAGGTTATTGCGCACCTGGCTACTTTTTTTTTCTATACGCTGTACATAGTGAAATCTAACCTTTGATCCATAGGATGATGGTTTGGCTTTCTTTGGGTCTGAAAATGCAGAGAGGGGGATTGTTGGCAACATTGGATAATCAGGGCTTGGTCTCGATAAAGTTTCTGCTCCCTCTGGCATGACCATTACCTGAAAATAAAATTCCTGTGTATGAAATTACAAAGTCTCTAAGTAATGGAAAAACTAGGAATATACTTCTTTAAACTAAACTTGTAGACATTTTATCTTTCCTTAAAAAAATCAGGTATACTGAagactcttaagcccgctttacacgctacaatatatcttacaatgtgtcggcggggtcacgtcgtaagtgacacacatccggcattgtaaggtacattgtagtgtgtgacaggtacgtacgattgcgattgaacgttaaaacgttcatcgcatacacatcgttgaaTCCtggcgaattgcacgtcgggttgttcattgttcccgaggcagcacacatgtgacaccccgggaacagtgaacagatcttacctgcatcctgcggctcccgccggtaatgtgcaaggaaagaggtgggcgggatgtttacgtcccgctcatctccgcccctccgcttctattggccggctgccgcgtgacgtcgatgtgacaccgaacgtccgtcccactccaggaagtggacgttcgccgcccacatcgaggtcgtatggacaggtaagtatgtgtgacgggggttaatcgtatgtgcggcacgttcaacaaattgaacgtgccacacatatgatgggggcggtgcaaatcgcatacgatatcatatgtgaaattgcaacgtgtaaagcaggctttataggtCTTTATTGCACAATAACTTGGACATTTATGCTGTGTGCAGAATTCAACATACAGTAATTACATCTGACGTGTGCGGGCTATACAGACAGAAGACCACGTTCAAATTAGTATTTAAGAggtttagagggaacctgtcaccatttttttcactatgaaaccaaatgtgtccccttctgcagctcctgggctgcattctattaaggtgtaccttgtgccctgactccccttgcaaacCTTATCAAATctgaccgttaggtatgctaatgagctgtggggctcagatgggcgtgctcattttcatctcctgtccctccttgtggccttcttcgccatcctccttgcatgattgacgggatgacgccgccGTCATCATCATGCACGCTGCTTGGCCAAATATCGTGTCTGTACGGTTATTAccccggctcgcgcaggcgcagtttgctctcGCGCAAGTTGGTGATGTGCAAGATTATGgttgggtacgaggatgacgcagggGATGTCATGCACGttgccgaccataatctcgcgcctgcgcagacaCCGCACTGGCTCGCATGAGGGCAAACTGCGCCTGCAGTGGAATAACTGTACGGATGCGAGATTTGGCTGAGCAGTGTGCATGATGACGGCGGCATCATCACATCAATCATGCaaggaggatggcgaagaaggccacaaggagggacaggagacaaaaatgagcacgcccatctgagccccacaaGCCATTAGCATACCGAAcgatcaggttttataaagttatattcagcgtctgcaaggggagtcagggcacaaggtgcaccttcatagaatgcagcccaggagctgcagaaggtgacacttttggtttcatagtgaaaaaactggcgacaggttccctttaataaaacaaCTGAGCACTCATCACAAGCATCAACTCATCTTTACTTGTGTCTATTCCCTCCCGATACAGCACAGAGTCACGCCGGTTAGCAGGTTAGGACAGTCTAACTACGTGCTCACCCCTCCAGCTTTCAGTAACTTCTTACGGAACTCCTTGGTAGGATTATTGAACGTCAATTTCTCACAGCGTAAATGGTTAACTGGTGGATTACCCTCCAGATTCAGAAATAAATCGTACGTAAAACACACTCTTTTGGGTTCTTCCTGCAAAACAATGACAACAATTAAACTATCGGCATCCCACACTGATATTCCAATGAGAATGTAAAGATACATAGACACACTATACCTTGTTCTTGAAGTACACTTCAATTGGTAAAATGAAGCCAGCATATCCAGATTCTTCAACTTTATATGGTGGTTCCTTGCATACTACCAAAGCAAACACATGACAGGGTATTACAGTATTAAATACCACTGTAGCAGTAAGGGCAAAACAACGGCATATTTTACTTTTGTGTGTTTAAACCTCTTTTGGTGAGCAGTGCTTATGATGTGCCATATGCACATGCCCCTACATACATATGCATGCCATATGTAATAAGTATTTTAGGCTTTTTGTCGCTAAAGTTATTACTAAATTATTCTTAGTAAGTTATTGTTACTAAAACTTAGTTTCCTGCTGGGGTGTTACAATATTTGCAATATTTTTGGAAAGGGCAAAATCCCCAAAGTATTTGATGAATATCTCAACACACAGGGGAAATAGTGGCACCAGCTATTAGTAAAAGGTGGCACCAGAACAGAACATACGCTGTGGGTAACATATGAAAGGGACGGTGCTACAAAATGTCACTCAAATTATAGGGACATGCCTCacatgcagtatatcacaaaagtgagtacacccctcacaatattgtaaatatattattatatcttttcatggggcagtactgaagatatgatactctaatacaatgtaaagtagtcagtgtacagcttgtataagtgtaaatttgttgtgccctctaaataactcaacacacagccattaatgtctaaaccgctggtaacaaaagtgagtacacccctaaggggtactttgcacgttgcgacatcgctactgcgatatcgtcggggtcaaatcgaaagtgacgcacatccggcgccggtaacaacgtcgcaacatgtaaagcctagatgcaccgataaacgatcgcaaaagcgttgtaaatcggtgatctgtgtagcgtcggtcattttcataatttcgctgcagcgacaggtacgatgttgttcctcgttactgcggcagcacacatcgctgtgtatgaagccgcaggagcgaggaacatctcctacttgcctccaccggctgcaatgcggaaggaaggaggtgggcgggatgtttaagtcccactcatctccgcccctccgcttctattggccgcctgccgtgtgacatcgctgtgacgccgcacaaccagcccccttaggaaggaggcgggtcgccggtcagagcgacgtcgcagggcaggtaagtgcgtgtgaagctaccgtagcgataatgttcgctacggcagctatcacaagatatcgcatgtgcgacgggggtggggactatcacgctcggcatcgctatcatcagctagcgatgtcgcagcgtgcaaagtacccctaagttaaaATGGCCAATCAGCCATTTTTGCTCTccggtgactcattagtgttacaaggtctcaggtgtgaatgggaagcAGATGTGGTCAATTTGGTGTTCTCGTTCACACACTCTCTTACtgctcactggaagttcaacatggctcctcatggcaaagactcCTCTGAGGACCTGAAAAAAAGAATTGATGCTCTAcccaaagatggcctaggctataagaagattgtcacaaCCTTGAAATTAAGCTGCAGCATGGCGGCCGAGACCAGACAGCGctttaacaagacagattccagTCAGAAAaaggcctcgccatggttgaccaaaggccagtttcacatttgcgttgtgaggcatccgtcacagtgcgttgtgtgacgcatgtgatggatgcgttgcaaatagtgtgctaataaaggtaacggattcctttaaaagaacgttttgtgctttgttttttttttttaatgtttcgccgggaaaggaaatttgcggtcgggaggagagagagagagagagagaggtgcccgcaaatcccctgagtgactgcagtgagccgtgcgatcagcgctgccgtcactcaggtgacccgcggccacagctgaagtcctccacccgagagctgtgtccgtgGGTCACCTGAATGATCGTGCGTCTCACttcagttactgcgtggagctgattgagagcggcggtgttctactgccactcctgtcagcgtcatgtagcagagttgaaagcgtcgcgggacctctgtgcattacgctggacctggaggggtacttagggattaaccccttcagcccccgggcactttccgtttttgcgtttttgttttttgctccccttcttccgagaggcgtaacttttttatttttccatcaatcttgccatatgagggcttgttttttgcgggacgagttgtacttttaaatgaaaccataagttttaccatatagtgtactggaaaacgacaaaaaaattccaagtgcggaaaaattgcaaaaaaaagtgggattgtacaatagtttttgggatattttattcaccgtgttcactatatggtaaaactgatgtgtggttatgatgcctcaggtcggtgcgagtttgtagacaccaaacatgtataggtttacttgtatctaaggggttaaaaaaaattcacacgctTGTCcagaaaacgtggcgcacgttttgcgccattttccaaaacccgtagcgttctcatttttcaggatctgaggctcagtgatggcttattttttgcgtctctacCTGACGTtcgtaacggtaccatttttgcgcagatgctacgttttgatcgcctgttattgcattttgcgcaaaatttgcggcgaccaaaaaacgtaattttggcgtttggaatttttttgccgctacgccgtttactgatcagattcattgattttatattttgatagatcgggcatttctgaacgcggcgataccaaatctgtgtgtattttttatttttttaaccctttaattttcaatggggtgaaaggggggtgatttgaacttttaggtttttttatttttttttttaattttttaaaactttttttttacttttttttttattttactagtccccctagggggctattgcgatcagcaatccgatcgctctgcactatctgcagatctcagctacagagctgagaactgcagatttgctgcttcactttcaatgccggctgtattccggcattgagaggaagtgactcatgttagccacaggcgtcatcacatgaccctgtgctaccatggcaaccgccgaaagtcacgtgatcatgtcacgtgatttccggtgggggcggggtaagtcactgtcatggcggcgcccatatacatatcgctgccaagactttggcagcgaaatataaggggttaatggccgcgggtggaagcgattccacccgcggctagcaggcacacatatcagctgttgataacagctgatatgtgcgcgtctcgccgctgcctgccggcggcagggggcggggcttaccggcacacgatccatgacatatctagtacgtcatgggtcgttaaggggttaataaagtgggcaAAGagaatgtttttttgtcttttattctaaataaaggatttttttgggtgtttgtgtttatttactttcacttacaggttaatcatggaaggtatctcggggagacgcctgccacgattaacctaggacttagggtaccttcacacttagcgatgcagcagcgatccgaccagcgatctgacctggtcaggatcgctgctgcatcgctacatggtcgctggtgagctgtcaaacaggcagatctcaccagcgaccagtgaccagcccccagccagcagcgacgtgcaagcgacgttgcgcttgcacggagccgccgtctggaagctgcggagactggtaactaaggtaaacatcgggtatggttacccgatgtttacattagttaccagtgtgagcagggagcagggagccgcgcacactaagcgctggctccttgctctcctagctacagtacacatcgggttaattaacccgatgtgtaatgcagctacatgtgcagagagcagggagccgcgcacactgagcgctggctccttgctctcctagctgctgtacacatcgggttaattaacccgatgtgtacagcagctacatgtgcagagagccggagccggcagcacaggcagcgtgagagctgctggtaactaaggtaaatatcgggtaaccaccttggttacccgatgtttatcttggatacagcttacctcagctgtcagatgccggctcctgctccctgctcgcttcatttgtcgctctcttgctgtcacacacagcgatctgtgtgtcacagcaggagagcggctttgaagaaaacgaaccagggctgtgtgtaacgagcagcgatctcgcagcaggggccagatcgctgctcagtgtcacacacagcgagatcgctaatgaggtcactgctgcgtcacaaaaagcgtgactcagcagcgatctcggcagcgagctcgctgtgtgtgaagcaccccttagtggcagctacagttaggtccagaaatatttggacagtgacacaattttcgcgagttgggctctgcatgccaccacattggatttgaaatgaaacctctacaacagaattcaagtgcagattgtaacgtttaatttgaaggtttgaacaaaaatatctgatagaaattgtaggaattgtacacatttctttacaaacactccacattttaggaggtcaaaagaaattggacaaataaactaaacccaaacaaaatatttttattttcaatattttgttgcgaatcctttggaggcaatcactgccttaagtctggaacccatggacatcaccaaacgctgggtttcctccttcttaatgctttgccaggcctttacagccgcagccttcaggtcttgcttgtttgtgggtctttccgtcttaagtctggatttgagcaagtgaaatgcatgctcaattgggttaagatctggtgattgacttggccattgcagaatgttccacttttttccactcatgaactcctgggtagctttggctgtatgcttggggtcattgtccatctgtactatgaagcgccgtccgatcaactttgcggcatttggctgaatctgggctgaaagtatatcccggtacacttcagaattcatccagctactcttgtctgctgttatgtcatcaataaacacaagtgacccagtgccattgaaagccatgcatgcccatgccatcacgttgcctccaccatgttttacagaggatgtggtgtgccttggatcatgtgccattccctttcttctccaaacttttttcttcccatcattctggtacaggttgatctttgtctcatctgtccatagaatacttttccagaactgagctggcttcatgaggtgtttttcagcaaatttaactctggcctgtctatttttggaattgatgaatggtttgcatctagatgtgaaccctttgtatttactttcatggagtcttctctttactgttgacttagagacagatacacctacttcactgagagtgttctggacttcagttgatgttgtgaatgggttcttcttcaccaaagaaagtatgcggcgatcatccaccactgttgtcatccgtggacgcccaggcctttttgagttcccaagctcaccagtcaattccttttttctcagaatgtacccgactgttgattttgatactccaagcatgtctgctatctctctgatggattttttcttttttttcagcctcaggatgttctgcttcacctcaattgagagttccttagaccgcatgttgtctggtcacagcaacagcttccaaatgcaaaaccacaaacctgtaatcaaccccagaccttttaactacttcattgattacaggttaacgagggagacgccttcagagttaattgcagcccttagagtcccttgtccaattacttttggtcccttgaaaaagaggaggctatgtattacagagctatgattcctaaaccctttctccggtttggatgtgaaaactctcatattgcagctgggagtgtgcacttttagcccatattatatatataattgtatttctgaacatgtttttgtaaacagctaaaataacaaaacttgtgtcactgtccaaatatttctggacctaactgtataagctgccatttacctccttattaccccgattaccaccgcaccagggcaagtcgTGATCAGCCGGGtagtcccgggactatcgcatctaatggatgcggcaattccgggcggctactggctgatattgttaggccggggggctccccataacgtggggctccccaccctgagaataccagccttcagctgtgtggctttatcttggctggtatagaaattggggggaccacacaccgttttcttttaattatttattttactgcacgatatagacccgtccaccggcggctgtgattggttgcagtgagacagctgtcactcagcgtgggggcgggactgactgcaaccaagcatgggtgggcggggaaagcagtgaatacgagatggattaatgagcggccggcattttcaaaagaggaaaagccgctggagctttgcaacagccgtgcagcgcctcgcccgtgatcggtgaatatgagagatGGGGGGGAAagtggggagagagaccaggagtgattttaaatgatttagatcgttctgctggacatgctgagcatgctcagtagaacgtgacgggaacCGTCAGCAGATTCCGCCGCTTAGCACATTGCAGCGGAATCCGCCGCCATAAACAATCATTACACACCTTGGCGGatactaacggaatccgtcaaggtgcgatattttaatgacacaaaaaacgctacatgcaacgttccttccgcccgacgctgcgtcaaaataacggaaaatagcggatgcaacacagacacttgcgtcacagtgcgtcgtccatacaagtctatggagaatagcgcagtgcgttaacggactgcgctgttCTCCATAGcgacggattgcgctgaacgcaggtgtgaaaccGGCCAAAGAAGTTGAGCGCATGTCAAGAGATCATAtgaagaggttgtcttttcaatatagacatatgagtgctgcctgaatagctatagaggttaaaggggtgcGAGGTCAGCCTGTCAATGCCCAGTCCATACACCGCATATTTCAGCAAATTGGTTTGCAAGGCTATCTTCTCAGAAGGAAGCTTCTTCAAAAGAAGATACACAAGAAAGTCCGCAAAGAGTTTTCTGAAGGTAAGCAGATTAAGGAAAGGATTACTGCACCCATGTCCTGTGGTATGTTGAGACCAAGATACATTTATTTGGTTTAGATGgcgtcaagcatgtgtggcggcaactaggtgaggagtacaaagacaagtgtgtcttgcctacagtcaagcgtaCTGGTaggagtgtcatgatttggggctgcatgagtgctgctggctgtggagagctacagttcattaagggaaccatgaatgccaacatatactgtgacatactggagcagagcatgatcccctcccttcggaaactgggAAGGGAAGTCCAAACACAAGAAACTGAGGttaaaaggtgctggactggccaagcatgtctccatacctaaaccctattgagcatctgtggcatATGCCCAGACGGAAGGAGGAGCAGcgaaaggtctctaacatccaccaactcCATTATGTAgtcatggaggatagaagaggattccagtggcttctgTGAAGCACTACTTGAACTTTATGCTCAAAAGACGTAAGATAGAGCTTAAAAATAATGGTGACAGCACAAAATGTTGACACTTTGGCCACAATATGGCTATTTTTGCTTAGGGGCGTACACACTTTtgctgccagtggtttagacatcaatggctgtgtgctgagttatttagagagcacaccaaatttacaccgttatacaagctgtacattgactactgtacattgtaccaaagtgtcataccttcagtgctgccccatgaaaagatataataaattatCTACAAAAATATGAAGTGTACTCTCTTTtattattttacatatatatatataggaaaccTGACATCTGCAAAAAAGCCATTTAAATGCATGTATCGTGGTAATCTTCAGGTAAGTAGCGTTTATATCATTCCTAGCAGGGGCTACAGGAAGAAAATAAAGCTATATATGTTTCCTTCAGCCGCTTGCTTTCAGTCCTCAAGGAGGAGCAGCGAGTGGTTGCAGTCACCGTTGACTATACAGTGAGCATACTGCAATTGCTCCCTGGCACATTGATTGCCATCttactctgcacacacactgcagagcTGGTTGCCAATCAATGTGCTGGGGAGTGATTACAGCCTCACTCACCGTATTGAAAATGATTTGTAACTATATTGTTTCTTTTATACATGATAAGAT contains:
- the MLLT1 gene encoding protein ENL isoform X3; this encodes MDSQCTVQVKLELGHRAQLRKKPTTEGFTHDWMVFVRGPEQCDIQHFVERVVFRLHDSFPRPKRVCKEPPYKVEESGYAGFILPIEVYFKNKEEPKRVCFTYDLFLNLEGNPPVNHLRCEKLTFNNPTKEFRKKLLKAGGEFYFQVMVMPEGAETLSRPSPDYPMLPTIPLSAFSDPKKAKPSSYGSKDGNKESSKPSKPHKVTKEHKERMRKDSESKGKESDVSKQVKESSSSRKPAENKPAKEEKAPVKVAFKEQKLALKEPKMENTSPKGGPPEPKPSSKRPPNIDSPKSSSKKPKKGTSKGHAVSGTSPRGPPNPSNTVTTNLSYTEKKMVKEKPGNKADRSKPDNDVKKPVEDDNSNSDEEASSKSESVPSSPSNSSSSSDSSSESDFEPSQNHSQGPLRSMVEGLQSEESDDDSSGGDEAAVKNKTAGRDSRMSLSDSDSDSSDDSCAPSRGTTPIQKMPPSNNKTTGRRSPETCSKSEKMLKKGVYDKAYTDELVELHRRLMALRERNVLQQIVNLIEETGHFNVTNTTFDFDLFSLDETTVRKLQSYLEAGAT